A genomic stretch from Streptomyces fungicidicus includes:
- a CDS encoding hydrogenase maturation nickel metallochaperone HypA/HybF, protein MHEMSVALSVVDQVERAARSGGAPGVRRVAVDIGELAGVVPDSLSFCFGLACAGTLLEGAELVTRSVPARARCAPCGRAWDTGMPPDMICAACRGGATELLSGRELRISEVHWSAPPNAPDPTPVPQPEES, encoded by the coding sequence ATGCACGAGATGTCCGTCGCCCTGTCGGTCGTCGACCAGGTGGAGCGGGCCGCGCGGTCCGGCGGCGCGCCCGGGGTGCGGCGGGTCGCGGTCGACATCGGTGAACTGGCCGGGGTCGTGCCCGACTCGCTCTCCTTCTGCTTCGGACTCGCCTGCGCCGGGACGCTGCTGGAGGGCGCCGAGCTCGTCACCCGTTCCGTGCCCGCCCGGGCCCGCTGCGCACCGTGCGGGCGCGCCTGGGACACCGGGATGCCGCCGGACATGATCTGCGCGGCCTGCCGCGGGGGCGCCACCGAACTGCTCTCCGGCCGCGAACTGCGGATCTCGGAGGTGCACTGGTCCGCGCCCCCAAACGCACCCGACCCCACTCCGGTACCGCAACCCGAGGAGAGCTGA